Proteins encoded together in one Benincasa hispida cultivar B227 chromosome 1, ASM972705v1, whole genome shotgun sequence window:
- the LOC120077993 gene encoding ensconsin-like gives MARQSSHSSSIPSSPSKAPVSTWEAAFLASSRRLAAKPKSVPRIAEKPRRKPLSSTSPSTHREGPRTESAPTTSIEMVLPLPPTESEQQRKDNKEVFGSILSYLEKSGGLPEIGVVNQPLPLEEDMGCRGGRRGTKQPEKEVEKGIDEQRAEEDEVSRKEKEKKEKRRSERRQRKREDKRLRKEEEWRKRAESPDFKEESTTARVKVGMLAQFGPSTQQKTSWPHSRLVASEAQLRGSNDKEDPDISPLMQRRKGPQKTQQ, from the exons ATGGCCAGACAATCATCACATTCTTCTTCCATACCATCATCCCCATCCAAAGCCCCAGTCTCCACATGGGAGGCAGCCTTCCTCGCCTCCAGTCGCCGCCTCGCTGCCAAGCCCAAATCAGTACCTAGAATTGCCGAAAAACCCAGGCGAAAACCTTTATCATCAACATCTCCGTCTACCCACCGAGAGGGGCCAAGAACGGAGAGTGCGCCTACCACCAGTATTGAGATGGTGCTCCCACTACCTCCGACTGAAAGTGAACAGCAGAGAAAGGACAACAAAGAGGTATTTGGGAGCATCTTAAGTTATTTAGAGAAGAGCGGGGGGTTGCCGGAAATAGGAGTGGTGAACCAGCCCCTGCCGTTGGAGGAGGATATG GGTTGTCGTGGAGGTCGTAGAGGCACGAAGCAGCCCGAGAAGGAGGTGGAGAAGGGAATCGATGAACAACGGGCAGAGGAAGATGAAGTTTCccgaaaggaaaaagaaaaaaaggagaagagGAGAAGTGAGAGAAGGCAACGCAAGCGAGAAGACAAGCGCCTGAGAAAAGAGGAAGAGTGGAGGAAAAGGGCAGAAAGCCCAGATTTCAAGGAAGAATCCACCACCGCAAGGGTGAAAGTGGGGATGTTAGCACAATTTGGACCATCAACGCAACAAAAAACCTCATGGCCGCATTCAAGATTAGTTGCATCAGAGGCTCAACTCCGCGGTTCAAACGACAAAGAAGATCCTGACATCTCCCCACTTATGCAGCGTCGCAAGGGTCCACAGAAGACCCAACAATAA